The Desulfobacteraceae bacterium genome contains a region encoding:
- the atpB gene encoding F0F1 ATP synthase subunit A, with translation MGDLGRINQLIVTIGGQNLTFNLQVILMTWIVIGVLLFFGVMMTRRRGMLPHSMQVLGELFVGQFYQLTEDALGKEYVEKYAPLICSVFMFVVFSNWLGVFPHLEEPTKDLNTPLSLGIMGFFIAHYAGIRSKGFKAYAKEYFQPVFFMMPLNVIGELAKIISISFRLFGNIMGGSIIILVVSYLCYSLVLPPFLIAFFGIFVGTVQAFVFTMLTLVYISIQVK, from the coding sequence ATGGGGGACTTGGGAAGAATAAATCAGCTGATCGTTACCATCGGCGGTCAAAACCTGACCTTCAATCTGCAAGTCATCCTGATGACCTGGATCGTCATCGGCGTGCTGCTCTTCTTCGGGGTCATGATGACCCGGCGCAGGGGAATGCTGCCGCATTCCATGCAGGTCCTGGGAGAGCTCTTCGTCGGGCAGTTCTACCAGCTCACCGAGGATGCCCTGGGCAAGGAGTACGTCGAGAAATACGCGCCCCTGATCTGCTCGGTGTTCATGTTCGTCGTTTTTTCCAACTGGCTGGGGGTCTTCCCGCACCTGGAAGAGCCCACCAAGGATCTCAACACCCCCCTCAGCTTGGGCATCATGGGGTTTTTCATCGCCCACTATGCCGGCATCCGCTCCAAAGGATTCAAGGCATACGCCAAGGAATATTTCCAGCCCGTCTTTTTCATGATGCCGCTTAATGTGATCGGCGAACTGGCCAAGATCATCTCCATTTCCTTCCGCCTTTTCGGCAACATCATGGGGGGCTCGATCATCATCCTGGTGGTGTCCTACCTGTGCTACAGTCTTGTGTTGCCGCCGTTTCTGATAGCCTTTTTCGGGATTTTCGTGGGTACGGTGCAGGCCTTCGTTTTTACAATGCTAACACTTGTTTACATTTCCATCCAGGTGAAATAG
- a CDS encoding DHH family phosphoesterase, with product MPISASEKLRRLQSQFAGEDQVLILINADPDAIASAIALKRLLWRKVAGVTIAHTNVITRPDNLNMIRLLGVSLVFIGEIDFTRFTRLALVDSQPNHHPAFAELNFQVIIDHHPDTGIKAPFVDIRPRYGATATMMTEYLKAAKIKPSAKLATALYYAIKTDTDDFRRQAVIEDVRAFQYLFRHANIHMARKIEQSDLKLEFLKYFKRAFNQMRIRKGRVFVHLGAVSNPDVCVLVADFFMRVASVGWSIVSGTCDKKLIIVFRNDGIRKNAGKVAKKSFGALGSAGGHKNMARAELALDALQGEVNRHDERKLFLWIIKKIEKRAA from the coding sequence ATGCCCATCTCCGCATCCGAAAAACTGCGCCGCTTGCAAAGTCAATTCGCCGGTGAGGACCAGGTCCTGATCCTGATCAATGCCGACCCCGATGCGATTGCGAGCGCCATTGCTCTAAAGCGCCTGCTGTGGCGCAAGGTTGCCGGGGTGACCATTGCGCACACCAACGTCATCACCCGGCCGGACAACTTGAACATGATCCGCCTGCTGGGGGTTTCGTTGGTGTTTATCGGGGAAATCGACTTCACCCGCTTCACCCGTTTGGCCCTGGTGGACTCCCAGCCCAACCACCACCCGGCCTTTGCCGAGTTGAACTTCCAGGTGATCATCGACCACCACCCCGACACGGGCATCAAGGCCCCTTTTGTGGACATTCGGCCGCGCTACGGGGCCACCGCCACGATGATGACCGAATACCTGAAAGCCGCCAAGATCAAGCCGTCCGCCAAGCTGGCGACCGCTCTTTACTACGCCATCAAGACCGACACCGATGATTTCAGGCGGCAGGCTGTCATTGAGGACGTTCGTGCCTTCCAGTATCTGTTTCGCCACGCCAATATCCACATGGCCCGCAAGATCGAGCAGAGCGATCTGAAACTGGAGTTCCTCAAGTATTTCAAGCGCGCTTTCAATCAGATGCGCATCCGCAAGGGCCGTGTTTTCGTTCACCTCGGGGCGGTCAGCAACCCCGACGTCTGCGTGCTGGTGGCCGATTTTTTCATGCGCGTGGCCTCGGTCGGCTGGAGCATCGTCTCGGGAACCTGCGACAAAAAGCTGATCATCGTATTCCGAAACGACGGCATCCGCAAAAACGCCGGCAAAGTCGCCAAGAAGAGCTTTGGCGCCCTCGGCTCCGCCGGCGGGCACAAGAACATGGCGCGCGCCGAACTGGCCCTGGACGCCCTGCAAGGGGAGGTCAACCGCCACGACGAGCGCAAGCTGTTCCTGTGGATCATCAAAAAAATCGAGAAACGGGCCGCTTGA
- a CDS encoding AtpZ/AtpI family protein produces the protein MGFNYKKNQPWVENLTIVLQLGLTMAGCIFFCFFIGKALDAWFGTKGVFITIFTLLGIAGGANVVYRQILEVTKPKDEPGDEDRNDRN, from the coding sequence ATGGGTTTCAACTACAAGAAAAACCAACCCTGGGTCGAAAACCTCACCATTGTATTGCAGCTCGGTCTTACCATGGCCGGCTGCATTTTTTTTTGTTTCTTCATCGGAAAAGCCCTTGATGCCTGGTTCGGCACCAAAGGGGTGTTCATCACCATCTTTACCCTGCTGGGGATTGCCGGCGGCGCCAACGTGGTTTACCGCCAGATCCTGGAAGTGACCAAACCCAAAGACGAGCCCGGCGATGAAGATCGAAACGACCGAAATTAG
- a CDS encoding ATP synthase subunit I, with product MKIETTEIRELQKRVGTRAMTVALVAAGICIVAGARPIGKGLLLGTLFSILNFVLMGATLHLRLQPTRRRAFWGALGGIVPRYLLLAVPVILALKLEQLNLWATVGGIFMVQAVILLEPLWRSLRAARHSRA from the coding sequence ATGAAGATCGAAACGACCGAAATTAGGGAGCTGCAAAAGAGGGTGGGGACCCGCGCCATGACCGTCGCCCTGGTGGCGGCCGGCATCTGCATCGTCGCCGGTGCGCGCCCCATCGGCAAAGGGCTGCTGCTGGGGACCCTTTTCAGCATCCTCAATTTCGTTCTCATGGGCGCCACGCTGCACCTGCGGCTGCAGCCCACCCGGCGGCGGGCTTTCTGGGGGGCTCTCGGCGGCATTGTGCCGCGCTACCTGCTGCTGGCGGTGCCGGTCATTTTGGCCCTCAAGCTGGAGCAGTTGAACCTCTGGGCCACGGTGGGCGGGATCTTCATGGTGCAGGCGGTCATTCTACTGGAACCTCTCTGGCGTTCGCTGCGCGCAGCGCGGCACTCTCGGGCATAG
- a CDS encoding MBL fold metallo-hydrolase: protein MTDATPDITVTVLGSGTCVPSLERSACALLLTTGGLRLLLDAGPGTMRRLLENGTRIHEVTHLLLSHFHPDHSGELVPFLFANKYPDSSLRQTPLTLGGGKGLRRFFSALQSAYGSWIDLGSAMRPLMEWDSPAGDACQFGPVGLSTAPMAHNPESLAYRVTGPGGGSVVYSGDTDLNDALVTLARDADLLVCEAALPDAHKVPGHLTPSEAGRIAARSGVRRLMLTHFYPECERADMAAECRRTYSGPLILAHDLLTVVVGARP from the coding sequence ATGACGGACGCAACACCGGACATAACCGTGACCGTCCTGGGTTCCGGGACCTGTGTTCCATCGCTGGAGCGCAGCGCGTGCGCTTTGCTGCTGACAACCGGGGGCTTGCGCCTGCTGCTGGATGCGGGGCCGGGCACCATGCGCAGGCTGTTGGAAAACGGGACCCGGATCCATGAGGTGACCCACCTGCTGCTCAGCCACTTTCATCCCGACCACAGCGGAGAGCTGGTGCCGTTTCTGTTTGCCAACAAATACCCTGACAGCAGCCTGCGCCAAACCCCCCTGACGCTGGGCGGGGGCAAGGGGTTGCGGCGGTTTTTCAGCGCGCTGCAGAGCGCTTACGGCAGCTGGATCGACCTGGGCAGCGCCATGCGGCCCCTGATGGAATGGGACAGCCCCGCGGGGGATGCCTGCCAGTTCGGTCCGGTGGGCCTGTCCACCGCCCCCATGGCCCACAACCCGGAAAGTCTCGCCTACCGGGTCACCGGTCCAGGGGGCGGCTCGGTGGTCTATTCCGGGGACACCGACCTGAATGACGCCCTGGTGACCCTCGCCCGCGATGCGGACCTGCTGGTCTGCGAGGCGGCCCTTCCCGATGCCCACAAGGTTCCCGGTCATCTGACCCCCTCCGAGGCCGGCCGGATAGCCGCCCGGTCGGGGGTCCGGCGCCTGATGCTGACCCACTTCTACCCCGAATGCGAGCGGGCCGACATGGCCGCCGAGTGTCGTCGGACCTACTCCGGACCGCTGATCCTGGCCCACGACCTGCTGACCGTCGTCGTCGGCGCGCGGCCCTGA
- the atpE gene encoding ATP synthase F0 subunit C, which produces MMEFDAQAWVKVAAFIGGGMAIGFGAIGAAIGEGYTASLANLAVSRNPKISGDIFKTMLVGQAVAESASIFALVVAILLLFMNPSNASMIQAAAFLGAGLSMGFGAIGSGIGSGFPGGQACFGLSRQPAVASRLTTNMLIGSAVCQTPAIFSLVVAFILLFMNFSAAPLNPNWAALVGAGLSTGLAAIGSGYGGGMAAGASCEGVARQPEAVGNLTTIMLVGQAVAQTPAIFGLLVSFILIFKVWPETAQIQTAMALLSAGLCAGFGGIGPGLGNGMAAEGAVRWVARNLSSAADLMRIMLVGQAVSQSTAIYALVVSLVLIFVV; this is translated from the coding sequence ATGATGGAATTCGATGCGCAGGCGTGGGTTAAGGTCGCCGCATTCATCGGCGGGGGAATGGCCATTGGCTTCGGCGCCATCGGGGCGGCCATCGGCGAAGGCTATACCGCCTCCCTGGCCAATCTGGCCGTGTCCAGAAACCCCAAGATCTCCGGCGATATCTTCAAAACGATGCTGGTGGGCCAGGCCGTGGCCGAGTCCGCCTCCATTTTCGCCCTGGTGGTGGCCATTCTGCTGCTCTTCATGAACCCGAGCAATGCCAGTATGATTCAGGCCGCGGCGTTTTTGGGGGCCGGTCTCAGCATGGGCTTCGGGGCCATCGGTTCGGGGATCGGGTCCGGATTCCCCGGCGGGCAGGCGTGCTTCGGGCTTTCGCGCCAGCCGGCGGTCGCCAGCCGGCTGACCACCAACATGCTGATCGGCTCCGCCGTCTGTCAGACCCCGGCGATCTTCTCGCTGGTGGTGGCCTTTATTTTGCTCTTCATGAACTTTTCCGCGGCGCCCCTGAATCCCAACTGGGCAGCGCTGGTGGGTGCGGGGCTCAGCACCGGACTGGCCGCCATCGGCTCGGGCTACGGCGGCGGCATGGCCGCCGGTGCCAGTTGCGAGGGCGTCGCCCGTCAGCCGGAGGCGGTCGGCAACCTCACCACGATCATGCTGGTGGGCCAGGCGGTGGCCCAAACCCCCGCCATTTTCGGCCTTCTGGTAAGTTTTATTCTGATCTTCAAGGTGTGGCCCGAGACCGCTCAGATCCAAACGGCCATGGCGCTCCTGAGCGCCGGCCTGTGTGCTGGCTTCGGCGGCATCGGGCCGGGATTGGGCAACGGGATGGCCGCGGAAGGCGCGGTGCGCTGGGTGGCCCGCAACCTGTCCAGTGCCGCGGACCTGATGCGAATCATGCTGGTGGGCCAGGCCGTTTCGCAGTCCACTGCGATTTATGCCCTGGTGGTCAGCCTGGTGCTGATCTTTGTGGTTTAG
- the atpE gene encoding ATP synthase F0 subunit C, protein MAIEGADLVKAAAFLGAGIAMGLGAIGPGVGEGMTAAKACEAIGQNPREAGLLTRTMLVGQAVAESTGIYSLVIALLLLFVV, encoded by the coding sequence ATGGCAATTGAAGGTGCGGACCTTGTCAAAGCAGCGGCTTTTTTGGGAGCGGGGATTGCAATGGGGCTGGGCGCCATCGGCCCCGGTGTCGGCGAGGGGATGACGGCGGCCAAAGCGTGCGAGGCCATCGGCCAAAACCCCCGGGAAGCGGGCCTGCTGACCCGAACCATGCTGGTGGGCCAGGCCGTGGCCGAATCCACCGGTATCTACTCTCTGGTGATCGCCCTGCTGCTGCTCTTTGTGGTCTGA